From one Deltaproteobacteria bacterium genomic stretch:
- a CDS encoding tetratricopeptide repeat protein: MLISSNCAELAMSDLPKPKRPWDDTAPAKSYTPEEAEAYMAQFFQDLEREFKEVPPTVMEVGAQRVLDFLKGNLSWAEIFNIPPQTLQRLAEFGFLQYRTGRYEDAERFFKVLTMLNWNNGAFHSMLGAVYQRQKRHAEAIAEYSQAIELNPDDGVSWTNRGELQLAHGWLKPARADLEQALRLAGHQEEPWGKRAQALLTRLQHVEAKRSGSAVKGAGKGKKS, translated from the coding sequence ATGCTAATTTCCAGTAACTGTGCTGAGTTAGCGATGAGCGACTTGCCGAAACCGAAACGTCCGTGGGATGACACTGCGCCTGCGAAGTCCTATACGCCGGAGGAGGCGGAGGCGTATATGGCGCAGTTCTTTCAAGATCTGGAACGCGAATTTAAAGAAGTGCCGCCGACCGTGATGGAAGTTGGCGCGCAGCGGGTCCTCGATTTTTTGAAAGGCAATCTGTCGTGGGCGGAAATTTTCAATATTCCGCCACAAACGTTGCAGCGGCTCGCGGAGTTCGGTTTCCTGCAATACCGCACCGGTCGCTACGAAGACGCGGAGCGATTTTTCAAAGTGCTGACGATGCTCAATTGGAATAACGGCGCGTTTCATTCCATGTTGGGCGCGGTCTATCAGCGCCAAAAGCGGCACGCGGAGGCGATTGCGGAATATTCGCAGGCGATCGAACTCAATCCGGACGATGGCGTGAGTTGGACCAATCGCGGCGAACTCCAATTGGCGCATGGGTGGCTTAAACCTGCGCGTGCCGATCTGGAGCAGGCGTTGCGCTTGGCGGGTCATCAAGAAGAGCCGTGGGGAAAACGCGCGCAAGCGCTGCTGACGCGACTGCAACACGTGGAGGCCAAGCGGAGCGGAAGTGCAGTGAAGGGGGCGGGG